A genomic stretch from Dehalococcoidia bacterium includes:
- a CDS encoding cation:proton antiporter, with protein sequence MGSDTSFLMTLALVLVAARAAAAASGRLGLTGVFGKLTVGLLLGPAVLGLVHDGEPLSWIADLGVLLLMFLAGLETDLAGLRSASLASALTALGGVALPFAGGVGVGLGFGLDAGASLFLGTILTATSVSITAQTLNELGRLRSLEGSVILGAAVMDDVLGVLILSLVIGLEGGSDPAQALAGMAGFLALAMALGWWALPALGRRLRHVASETQVALALGLALTYAWLAERFGGLAPITGAYLAGVLVTRTDVRHAVSSAVAQMGYGFFIPIFFVSVGLHVRGGDLLAAPALAASLALVAVATKVAGAFAGAAAVLRDRTVALRIGAGMVSRGEVALVVAVTGLSHGLIDQTVFSSAIVMTVATTLVTPLLLRFSYRARSGGPAAAQTPAHASPVPAGVWSEPRL encoded by the coding sequence ATGGGCTCGGACACGTCGTTCCTGATGACCCTGGCCCTTGTGCTGGTCGCGGCGCGGGCCGCCGCAGCGGCGAGCGGCCGGCTCGGGCTGACCGGGGTCTTCGGCAAGCTGACTGTAGGCCTGCTGCTGGGGCCGGCGGTCCTGGGCCTGGTGCACGACGGCGAGCCGCTTTCGTGGATCGCCGATCTCGGGGTGCTCCTCCTCATGTTCCTCGCCGGCCTCGAGACCGACCTCGCCGGGCTGCGCAGCGCGAGCCTGGCGTCCGCGCTCACGGCGCTCGGCGGCGTGGCGCTGCCCTTCGCCGGCGGCGTGGGCGTGGGCCTGGGGTTCGGCCTCGACGCGGGCGCGAGCCTGTTCCTGGGCACGATCCTCACGGCGACCAGCGTGAGCATCACCGCGCAGACGCTGAACGAGCTGGGGAGGCTCCGGTCGCTGGAAGGCAGCGTGATCCTGGGGGCGGCGGTGATGGACGACGTGCTCGGCGTCCTCATCCTGTCGCTCGTCATCGGGCTCGAAGGGGGGAGCGACCCGGCGCAGGCGCTGGCGGGCATGGCGGGCTTCCTCGCCCTCGCGATGGCCCTGGGATGGTGGGCGCTGCCGGCGCTGGGCCGCCGGCTGCGGCACGTCGCCTCCGAGACGCAGGTCGCCCTGGCGCTGGGGCTGGCCCTGACCTACGCGTGGCTCGCGGAGCGGTTCGGCGGGCTCGCGCCCATCACCGGCGCGTACCTGGCGGGCGTCCTGGTCACACGGACGGACGTGCGCCACGCCGTCTCGTCGGCCGTGGCGCAGATGGGCTACGGCTTCTTCATCCCCATCTTCTTCGTGAGCGTCGGGCTGCACGTGCGCGGGGGCGACCTGCTAGCGGCGCCTGCGCTCGCCGCAAGCCTGGCGCTGGTGGCCGTGGCCACCAAGGTCGCCGGAGCCTTCGCCGGCGCCGCCGCCGTCCTCCGGGATCGAACCGTCGCGCTCCGCATCGGCGCGGGCATGGTGTCCCGGGGAGAGGTCGCGCTGGTGGTCGCGGTCACGGGGCTCTCGCACGGGCTCATCGACCAGACGGTCTTCTCGTCCGCCATCGTGATGACGGTGGCGACGACCCTAGTGACGCCCCTCCTCCTCCGCTTCTCCTACCGCGCCCGCTCAGGCGGGCCCGCCGCCGCGCAGACGCCGGCCCACGCGTCGCCTGTGCCTGCGGGGGTCTGGTCCGAGCCTCGCCTGTAG